In Akkermansia muciniphila, one DNA window encodes the following:
- a CDS encoding putative manganese-dependent inorganic diphosphatase — protein MLPEKTENRPVYVIGHQNPDTDAICSAIGNAEFLRTHGEPDAVAARCGEMTLRTSWVLEKAGVPEPILIHDVTPTAGTICRRDVISVSPDDTFLTAYRRMTENSLQTIPVIDADHNLHGLLRYFDLLSLLMPLNMTEMNVRSVFSSLSNIATTIDGKCLTGESLSEEETQNILLVGASSEPSVRTRLANYRRKGMVRDLIVICGDRPNVQLYAVEHGVRALVTTSGAFPSLDIIETAQTTGTCILSTPWDTASVGQLIRCSRKVREQVQKDYTVFPENMLLPELRQAAVKRKQTLFPVMSLKTDKIIGVLSKTDLVDPPRTRVALVDHNEFSQAVKGVEEAEIVEVMDHHRLGTQLSTRDPIRFLNEPVGSTSTLVARRFYHRNVEPSQAVAVCLCAGILSDTLNLTSPTAARADREMLEWLTGIAKIDAKQFTEEFFATGSLLRSKTEPSVIIQADRKTFTEYGYKISISQIEEIGMFGLEEVQEGLVRELWKLVEKEGLKLACLLVTDIVTHDSMLLAVGDEDALENIEYERLGPNLFSATDVVSRKKQLFPAISRALKTL, from the coding sequence ATGCTTCCGGAGAAGACAGAGAATAGGCCCGTTTATGTGATCGGCCACCAGAACCCGGACACGGATGCTATTTGTTCAGCCATAGGGAACGCGGAGTTTTTAAGAACTCATGGCGAACCTGACGCGGTTGCCGCCAGATGCGGGGAGATGACGCTGAGAACATCCTGGGTGCTGGAAAAGGCAGGAGTGCCGGAGCCGATACTGATTCATGACGTGACGCCCACCGCCGGAACAATCTGCCGTCGTGATGTGATTAGCGTAAGCCCGGACGATACATTCCTGACGGCGTATCGAAGGATGACGGAGAATTCTCTGCAAACCATACCGGTAATTGACGCTGATCACAATCTTCACGGCCTGTTGCGTTATTTTGATTTGTTGAGCCTGCTCATGCCTTTGAATATGACGGAGATGAATGTTCGCTCCGTCTTTTCCAGCCTGAGCAATATTGCCACCACCATTGACGGCAAATGTCTGACCGGGGAATCCTTGAGCGAGGAAGAAACGCAGAATATCCTGCTGGTAGGAGCTTCCAGTGAACCCAGTGTCCGGACAAGGCTCGCAAATTACAGGAGAAAAGGGATGGTCCGGGATCTGATCGTTATTTGCGGAGACCGTCCGAATGTGCAACTATATGCGGTGGAACATGGCGTACGCGCTTTGGTGACCACGTCTGGCGCGTTCCCTTCCCTGGACATTATTGAGACGGCCCAGACGACGGGAACATGTATTTTAAGCACTCCGTGGGATACGGCCAGTGTTGGTCAGTTGATCCGTTGTTCTCGGAAGGTGAGGGAACAGGTTCAGAAGGATTATACAGTTTTTCCGGAAAATATGCTGTTGCCCGAGTTGAGGCAGGCTGCCGTGAAGCGCAAACAGACATTGTTTCCTGTGATGAGCCTCAAGACGGACAAGATCATTGGTGTTCTGAGCAAGACGGATTTGGTGGATCCGCCCCGTACGCGCGTGGCTTTGGTGGATCACAATGAATTTTCACAGGCCGTCAAGGGAGTGGAGGAGGCGGAAATTGTGGAGGTAATGGATCACCATCGTTTGGGCACCCAGCTTTCTACGCGTGATCCCATCCGTTTTCTGAATGAACCCGTAGGTTCTACATCTACTTTGGTGGCGCGCAGGTTTTACCATCGTAATGTGGAGCCTTCCCAGGCTGTAGCGGTTTGCCTTTGCGCGGGGATTCTTTCAGATACCTTGAATTTGACGTCTCCTACGGCGGCACGGGCGGATAGGGAAATGTTGGAATGGCTGACAGGTATCGCCAAAATAGATGCCAAGCAGTTTACAGAGGAGTTTTTTGCCACTGGTTCTCTGTTGCGTTCCAAAACCGAACCTTCCGTTATTATTCAGGCGGACAGGAAGACTTTTACGGAGTACGGCTACAAGATCAGTATTTCCCAGATTGAGGAAATTGGCATGTTTGGCCTGGAAGAGGTTCAGGAAGGTTTAGTGAGGGAGCTTTGGAAGCTGGTGGAGAAGGAGGGGCTGAAGCTTGCCTGCCTTTTGGTTACGGATATTGTCACCCATGATTCTATGTTGCTGGCCGTCGGGGATGAAGACGCTTTGGAAAATATTGAGTACGAGCGGCTTGGTCCTAATCTATTTTCCGCCACTGATGTAGTAAGCCGGAAGAAGCAGCTTTTCCCTGCCATTTCCCGTGCATTAAAAACGTTGTAG
- a CDS encoding YbaB/EbfC family nucleoid-associated protein — MNIMKMMKQVQQMQAGLAAAQEKLASQTVTTEGAGGKLKVTATCDGNLTELLIDPSIIDPSDSEFLQDLLLQTINAAIAKGKETAATEMKKLTGGLDLPPGMGF; from the coding sequence ATGAACATAATGAAAATGATGAAGCAGGTTCAGCAGATGCAGGCCGGACTTGCAGCTGCCCAAGAAAAACTCGCCTCGCAAACCGTTACAACGGAAGGGGCGGGCGGGAAATTGAAAGTAACCGCCACCTGCGACGGAAACCTCACGGAACTGCTCATTGATCCTTCCATCATTGACCCGTCCGATTCTGAATTCCTTCAGGATCTGCTCCTTCAAACCATCAATGCCGCTATTGCCAAGGGCAAGGAAACAGCAGCGACGGAAATGAAAAAACTGACAGGAGGCCTGGATCTCCCTCCCGGCATGGGCTTTTAA
- a CDS encoding alpha-N-acetylglucosaminidase: MSPLVCVSAAERSPVAAAEDVVARVTPSAKGSVLFHLNPDLGNKITISGVAGGIRVEASDVRRLVAGYGWYLKNIAKVHFSWNGNRMALPSPLPVPARPVTIESPWNIVFAYNYCTLSYTAAFWDWNRWQREIDFLALNGFTHALVTAGLEKTWEDFLIGLGYPREKALRFIPNPAFAAWWNMGNLEGHGGPLSQQQIDKMAQMGRRIVSRMEQLGMTPVLQGYVGFVPSDFQENVQMDGLKLIPQGTWVDNFKRPWVADPTCEAFPKLASDWYKAVRKVYGISGKMFGGDLFHEGGRKGDINVTNAAQAVQKAMQKASPGASWVIQAWGGNPTRELLSGLDPERALVLQLTKDMANGGKNLRTFNGIPWVWCELANFGGNTGLYGGIPLLSRLGSDLSGYRDKGLVGMGTLSEGLETNPLHYALFSDRLWTGEDISLREWLGKYARQRYGSAPKAVVKALEVLSSSIYNPVRSQEGCTESIICARPSWNARKASTWSSGERYYHLGDIVKAARGYLKAANDQPNLVKKETFRYDLVDVVRQVLADAAFYQLQQVRSAFDSGDAAAYKKQVRRFLSLISDMDALLATDSQFLLGTWQKRALDWGNSRQEKALMDKSAKMLVTTWSDLAPRSLNDYSNRQWAGLVSDFYLPRWRNFFESQMDVLTGRKTRDAAHAAFMDKTVREELAFAGNGKIYSAKPAGDTLAVANRVMNAHREMLDALSAEEKFSSGIPWELHQGSPLQFDVTDQVTEPGTYTATFQWKNGPSALKIHSVKLYEGNKEVAADVHEGTTGVENKNNVYRLELKKYRTNLDSYTLKAEVSGVSQGASKGEMMLKRPVN, translated from the coding sequence ATGTCCCCGCTTGTTTGCGTATCTGCTGCGGAAAGATCTCCTGTAGCGGCGGCTGAAGATGTAGTGGCGCGTGTAACTCCCTCGGCAAAAGGGTCTGTCCTGTTTCATTTAAATCCGGATTTGGGCAACAAGATCACTATCTCCGGTGTTGCCGGAGGCATCCGGGTGGAGGCTTCTGATGTGCGTCGCCTGGTGGCGGGGTATGGATGGTATCTGAAGAATATCGCCAAGGTCCATTTTTCGTGGAACGGGAATCGGATGGCGCTTCCTTCCCCTTTGCCGGTTCCCGCCAGGCCGGTAACGATAGAAAGTCCGTGGAATATTGTTTTTGCCTATAATTACTGCACCCTTTCTTATACGGCTGCTTTCTGGGATTGGAACAGATGGCAGCGGGAGATTGATTTTCTGGCGTTGAACGGGTTTACGCATGCGCTGGTAACGGCGGGTTTGGAAAAGACATGGGAGGATTTTCTGATTGGCCTGGGGTATCCCCGGGAAAAAGCTCTTCGTTTTATCCCTAATCCGGCATTTGCCGCCTGGTGGAATATGGGGAACCTGGAAGGCCACGGCGGACCGTTGAGCCAGCAACAGATAGATAAGATGGCGCAGATGGGAAGGCGTATTGTATCCCGTATGGAGCAGTTGGGGATGACGCCCGTACTTCAGGGGTATGTGGGATTCGTCCCCTCTGACTTTCAGGAAAACGTCCAAATGGATGGTCTGAAACTTATTCCGCAGGGTACATGGGTTGATAATTTTAAGAGGCCATGGGTAGCGGATCCCACTTGCGAGGCTTTTCCGAAACTGGCCTCGGACTGGTATAAGGCTGTCCGCAAGGTATACGGCATTTCCGGAAAGATGTTTGGCGGGGATTTGTTTCATGAGGGGGGACGGAAGGGAGACATTAACGTGACGAATGCGGCACAGGCCGTTCAGAAAGCCATGCAAAAGGCCTCTCCGGGTGCTTCATGGGTGATTCAGGCTTGGGGCGGGAATCCTACCCGCGAGTTGCTGTCCGGCTTGGACCCGGAACGCGCGCTTGTATTGCAGCTTACCAAGGATATGGCTAACGGAGGGAAGAATTTAAGAACTTTTAACGGTATTCCGTGGGTCTGGTGCGAACTGGCGAACTTTGGAGGCAATACGGGACTGTACGGTGGGATTCCCCTTCTTTCCCGGCTTGGAAGTGATTTGTCCGGTTATAGGGACAAGGGGCTGGTGGGCATGGGAACTTTGTCCGAAGGGCTGGAGACGAACCCGCTTCATTACGCCCTGTTCAGTGACCGTTTGTGGACCGGGGAGGATATTTCCCTCCGGGAGTGGCTTGGGAAGTACGCGCGTCAACGTTATGGTTCCGCCCCAAAGGCTGTCGTGAAGGCGCTGGAAGTCTTGTCTTCCTCCATTTACAACCCCGTCCGCTCTCAGGAGGGGTGTACGGAATCTATTATTTGCGCCCGTCCGTCCTGGAATGCCCGGAAGGCTTCCACATGGTCCAGCGGGGAGCGGTATTATCACCTAGGCGATATTGTAAAAGCGGCGCGCGGTTATCTGAAAGCCGCGAATGATCAGCCGAATCTGGTGAAAAAGGAGACATTCCGTTATGATTTGGTGGATGTTGTGCGTCAGGTTCTTGCGGACGCCGCTTTTTACCAGCTTCAACAGGTCAGAAGCGCGTTTGATTCCGGAGATGCGGCTGCGTACAAAAAGCAGGTAAGGCGTTTCCTGTCTCTGATTTCAGATATGGATGCCCTGTTGGCGACGGATAGCCAGTTTCTTTTGGGGACTTGGCAGAAAAGAGCTCTGGATTGGGGCAATTCCCGCCAGGAAAAGGCCTTGATGGACAAGTCAGCCAAAATGCTTGTTACTACGTGGAGTGATCTGGCTCCCCGGTCGCTGAATGATTATTCCAATCGCCAGTGGGCCGGGCTTGTTTCCGATTTTTATTTGCCTCGGTGGAGGAATTTTTTTGAATCTCAGATGGATGTGCTGACCGGCAGGAAGACGCGTGATGCCGCCCATGCCGCATTTATGGATAAAACGGTTCGGGAGGAGCTGGCTTTTGCCGGAAATGGGAAAATATATTCTGCCAAACCGGCAGGGGATACCCTGGCCGTCGCCAATCGCGTGATGAATGCCCACCGGGAAATGCTGGATGCCCTGAGTGCGGAAGAAAAGTTTTCCTCGGGAATTCCCTGGGAACTTCATCAAGGTTCCCCGTTGCAGTTTGATGTCACGGATCAGGTGACCGAACCGGGCACGTATACCGCAACTTTCCAGTGGAAAAATGGTCCCAGCGCCTTGAAAATCCATTCCGTTAAATTATATGAGGGCAACAAGGAGGTGGCTGCCGATGTTCATGAGGGCACGACTGGCGTGGAAAATAAGAATAATGTTTACAGGCTGGAATTGAAGAAGTACAGAACCAACCTTGATTCCTATACTCTGAAGGCAGAAGTTAGCGGTGTTTCTCAAGGTGCTTCCAAAGGAGAAATGATGTTGAAAAGGCCGGTGAATTAA
- a CDS encoding OPT family oligopeptide transporter — MSSTSPQSPSSLPSCLEKPLPLEGFQGTPDEVEQQWYDQVYLGSGDRMKQLTWRAVIVGMLLGSILSLTNLYANLKMGWSFGVALTAGVISFALWNAFVRLGISKSPMTILENTCMQSAASSAGYSTGGTLTSAVAALLLLTGQHMPLGTTFAWIFFIAVLGVTMAIPMKRQMINIEQIRFPDSIATAETLKVLYSEGKKAAGQAKALLYSALFSAANAIAMAAGGERWLGVVQQHIFGNWYQRTIFFKWDLMFVGAGALIGMKTSLSLFIGGTVCWALYVPWLESQELLPAGAGYRESVSWTLWGGTACMVVASIVAFLFQWKSIVRSFSSLGAMFSLSKKRELTDVEKIETPMSWFLAGQLISLAALGYLAHASFDVPYWMSCIAVVISFFLALVVCRITGEANITPTGAMGKVTQLIFGGIAPGHVTANLMAANITSGASSSSADLLVDLKVGYLLGANPRKQFIAQFSGIFLGTLVSVLAFRSMVPDANALQSFNAPGARTWAATAEALGMGFSHLHSIKVLSIIAGGILGLILVLIPRYLPRTGKWLPTPIGFGLAWAIQWNDSFLFFAGAVLGWTADRLFKDKSREYKIPSASGIIAGAALTGMAILMFSIYQAAH, encoded by the coding sequence ATGTCATCCACGTCTCCCCAGTCGCCCAGCTCTCTCCCCTCCTGTCTGGAAAAACCACTGCCTCTGGAGGGATTCCAAGGCACTCCGGATGAAGTAGAACAGCAATGGTACGATCAAGTCTACCTGGGTTCCGGAGACAGAATGAAGCAGCTTACCTGGAGAGCCGTCATCGTCGGCATGCTCCTCGGCTCCATCCTTTCCCTCACTAATCTGTATGCCAACCTTAAAATGGGATGGTCCTTTGGGGTAGCTCTGACGGCGGGAGTTATCTCTTTTGCCCTCTGGAACGCCTTTGTGCGCCTGGGCATCTCCAAATCCCCCATGACTATTCTGGAAAACACATGCATGCAGTCCGCCGCCAGCTCCGCAGGCTATTCTACAGGAGGAACCCTCACTTCCGCCGTAGCAGCCCTGCTTCTGTTGACAGGACAGCACATGCCTCTTGGCACCACCTTTGCCTGGATATTTTTCATTGCCGTACTGGGCGTCACCATGGCCATTCCAATGAAACGCCAAATGATCAACATTGAACAAATCAGATTCCCGGACAGCATTGCCACGGCGGAAACTCTCAAGGTTCTCTATTCGGAAGGCAAAAAGGCGGCAGGACAGGCCAAGGCCCTTCTTTACTCCGCCCTTTTCTCCGCCGCCAACGCCATCGCCATGGCTGCAGGGGGAGAACGATGGCTTGGAGTGGTCCAGCAACATATCTTCGGCAACTGGTACCAGCGTACTATCTTCTTCAAATGGGATCTCATGTTCGTGGGCGCGGGAGCTCTGATAGGCATGAAAACATCCCTCAGTCTCTTCATCGGAGGGACTGTTTGCTGGGCCCTTTACGTACCGTGGCTGGAAAGCCAGGAACTGCTTCCTGCGGGAGCAGGCTATCGGGAAAGCGTAAGCTGGACCTTGTGGGGAGGAACCGCCTGCATGGTCGTCGCCAGCATTGTGGCCTTCCTGTTCCAATGGAAAAGTATTGTTCGTTCCTTTTCTTCCCTGGGGGCCATGTTCTCCCTGAGCAAAAAACGTGAATTGACGGATGTGGAAAAAATAGAAACGCCCATGAGCTGGTTCCTGGCAGGCCAGCTTATCTCCCTGGCGGCTCTCGGCTATCTGGCTCATGCATCCTTTGACGTTCCGTACTGGATGAGCTGCATCGCAGTAGTCATATCTTTCTTCCTGGCGCTGGTCGTATGCCGAATCACCGGAGAAGCCAATATTACACCCACCGGAGCCATGGGAAAAGTTACCCAGCTCATCTTCGGAGGGATTGCACCTGGGCATGTAACGGCCAACCTGATGGCGGCCAACATCACTTCCGGAGCGTCCAGTTCCTCGGCAGACCTGCTCGTAGACCTCAAAGTAGGCTACCTGCTGGGAGCCAACCCCCGCAAACAATTTATCGCCCAGTTTTCCGGAATTTTTCTGGGGACCCTCGTTTCCGTGCTGGCCTTCCGCTCCATGGTTCCGGATGCGAACGCTCTCCAGTCTTTCAATGCCCCGGGAGCCAGAACATGGGCAGCCACGGCGGAAGCGCTGGGCATGGGATTCAGCCATTTGCATAGCATCAAGGTCCTTTCCATCATCGCAGGCGGCATTCTCGGGCTCATTCTGGTACTTATCCCCCGCTATCTTCCCCGGACAGGAAAATGGCTCCCCACTCCCATCGGCTTCGGTCTGGCCTGGGCCATCCAGTGGAATGATTCCTTCCTCTTCTTTGCAGGGGCTGTGCTCGGCTGGACTGCGGACCGTCTTTTCAAGGACAAATCACGGGAATATAAAATTCCCTCCGCCTCCGGCATCATTGCAGGGGCAGCCCTCACGGGAATGGCCATTCTGATGTTCAGCATTTACCAGGCGGCACACTGA
- a CDS encoding energy transducer TonB, whose translation MDEKPGIVKFTPHSTSRSAVLIAMAVAVGVQVALCAVLVAIHLQDMWFPSVQGGEVEMTFVSPSKEAPQEQEEVQPVSVVPVAPPSTVSPVPEIASDEDLLAIKLPENEDCSKMKDFLLDEASSELLPEELAVMRISMNEVKRRQPVKSPEVSPPGRPDPEQNISPDKKVRYKHAPSLPNSVNSSKVGKVNAVVKVVVGVNSRGEPSSVNLLQSTGNAELDRLFMRWVRENWTFYPAEKDGVPIASKVVVPVRLNID comes from the coding sequence ATGGATGAAAAGCCTGGAATTGTAAAATTCACTCCCCATTCCACTTCCAGATCCGCAGTATTGATTGCGATGGCTGTGGCAGTGGGCGTGCAGGTAGCTTTGTGTGCCGTGCTTGTAGCCATACATTTGCAGGATATGTGGTTTCCCTCCGTCCAGGGCGGGGAGGTGGAAATGACGTTTGTGTCTCCGTCCAAAGAAGCCCCTCAGGAGCAGGAAGAGGTTCAGCCTGTATCTGTTGTTCCTGTTGCACCTCCTTCAACAGTCAGCCCCGTTCCGGAAATTGCATCAGATGAAGACCTGCTGGCGATCAAGCTGCCGGAAAATGAAGATTGTTCCAAAATGAAGGATTTTCTTTTGGATGAGGCTTCTTCGGAACTCTTGCCGGAAGAACTCGCCGTCATGCGGATTTCCATGAATGAGGTAAAGCGCAGGCAACCCGTGAAGAGCCCGGAGGTATCCCCGCCGGGGCGTCCAGACCCGGAGCAGAATATTTCCCCTGATAAAAAGGTGCGTTATAAACATGCTCCGTCCTTGCCCAATTCCGTCAATTCTTCTAAAGTCGGGAAGGTGAATGCCGTGGTGAAAGTGGTGGTTGGAGTGAATTCCCGAGGGGAACCTTCATCCGTCAATCTTCTTCAGTCAACGGGGAATGCGGAATTGGACCGCCTTTTCATGCGTTGGGTGAGAGAGAATTGGACTTTTTATCCGGCGGAAAAGGACGGAGTGCCCATTGCTTCCAAGGTGGTGGTGCCCGTCAGGCTGAATATAGATTAA
- the pyrF gene encoding orotidine-5'-phosphate decarboxylase, which produces MSQSFTDKLAARIKETGSALCVGLDPRPGMDDLEAIPALLRKVVEETAPYAAAFKPNIAYFEAMGLRGLEILEDLLPDMPEDVPVVLDAKRGDIGETQKYYARAYFERLGVDAVTLSPFMGYDTLEPFLDYEGKGIYLLAVTSNPGSADVERQELAGGRRVFELVGDMVLRSVREGCKTSVGMVVGLTNADSSILERIPDAPLLIPGLGAQGGDLSCLSGSGHVAPPLINVSRGIMYQNPELGFAEKAAGFAQRIREALNY; this is translated from the coding sequence ATGAGCCAATCTTTTACGGATAAACTTGCCGCCCGCATTAAGGAGACCGGTTCCGCCTTGTGCGTCGGGTTGGATCCGCGCCCCGGCATGGATGATTTGGAGGCGATTCCTGCGCTGTTGCGGAAGGTTGTGGAGGAAACCGCCCCGTATGCGGCGGCGTTTAAGCCGAATATTGCCTATTTTGAAGCCATGGGGCTGCGGGGACTGGAAATACTTGAGGATTTACTTCCGGATATGCCTGAGGATGTTCCGGTGGTACTGGATGCCAAGCGTGGAGATATTGGAGAGACTCAGAAGTATTATGCGCGTGCTTATTTTGAACGCCTGGGCGTGGACGCTGTGACGTTGAGCCCCTTTATGGGATATGATACGCTGGAGCCTTTTCTGGATTATGAAGGTAAAGGTATTTACCTGCTGGCGGTTACTTCCAATCCCGGTTCTGCGGATGTGGAACGGCAGGAACTGGCAGGGGGCCGCAGGGTTTTTGAACTGGTGGGAGACATGGTGCTCCGCTCTGTCCGGGAAGGATGTAAAACTTCCGTAGGCATGGTGGTTGGGTTGACCAATGCGGATTCCAGTATTTTGGAGCGTATTCCGGATGCTCCTTTGCTCATTCCCGGTCTGGGAGCTCAAGGCGGCGATCTTTCCTGCCTGAGTGGCTCCGGTCATGTGGCTCCTCCCCTGATTAACGTCTCTCGAGGCATCATGTACCAGAATCCGGAATTGGGTTTTGCAGAGAAGGCCGCCGGATTTGCGCAGCGCATTCGGGAAGCATTGAATTATTGA
- a CDS encoding endonuclease/exonuclease/phosphatase family protein, whose amino-acid sequence MGIALGGVSLCLWVIVVTIFWTGSDTMAFATSLPIWACCLIFSFPALIAWLVFGSRIGLLGITVWFAYGIVITDFLPPISRTGMEYYKMPLAPNAKQIRVLTLYERSEEPPPIEQISKLRADVIFVQGCSNYNRTLKFAYSIFGRTSYIKQIGSCAIIVRHGQIGPAQNITDTAGLIVDWIPENSSLAIRLINISLEPFEHRFDLYAPACWKYFHTLRFIHRKQLQYLFDTLKEVGTQHGELPIIMAGNFSAAPQSPIFSKFSSDFQDCFKLKGAGYGATQPVRFPLLRLDRVFCTPPLKPERASTVLIPDTIRRSIVADIAIP is encoded by the coding sequence TTGGGAATAGCGTTGGGCGGTGTCTCTCTGTGCCTGTGGGTCATCGTCGTCACCATCTTCTGGACCGGTTCGGACACGATGGCATTTGCAACGTCACTGCCCATATGGGCTTGCTGCCTCATTTTCTCCTTTCCGGCGCTCATTGCATGGCTGGTCTTCGGTTCCCGGATCGGTCTGCTTGGCATCACCGTCTGGTTTGCGTACGGCATCGTCATTACAGACTTTCTCCCTCCCATTTCCAGAACCGGAATGGAGTACTACAAGATGCCTCTGGCTCCGAACGCCAAGCAAATCAGGGTTCTTACCTTGTACGAGAGGAGTGAGGAACCTCCTCCCATTGAACAAATATCCAAACTCCGTGCAGACGTTATTTTCGTCCAAGGCTGCAGCAATTATAACCGAACGCTCAAATTTGCCTACAGTATTTTCGGTAGAACCTCTTATATCAAGCAAATAGGAAGTTGCGCCATTATCGTGAGGCACGGTCAGATTGGTCCGGCCCAGAACATCACGGACACAGCCGGTTTGATTGTAGACTGGATACCGGAAAATTCCTCCCTGGCAATTCGGCTCATCAACATCAGTCTGGAACCTTTTGAACATCGGTTCGACCTGTACGCCCCTGCCTGCTGGAAATATTTCCATACACTCCGGTTCATCCACCGCAAACAACTTCAATACCTGTTTGACACCCTGAAGGAAGTAGGAACCCAACATGGAGAACTTCCCATTATCATGGCCGGAAACTTCAGCGCCGCCCCTCAATCCCCCATTTTTTCCAAATTCAGTTCCGACTTTCAGGATTGTTTCAAACTGAAAGGCGCCGGTTATGGAGCTACGCAGCCTGTCAGATTCCCTCTATTGCGCCTGGACCGAGTTTTTTGCACACCGCCGCTTAAACCTGAAAGAGCCAGTACTGTGCTGATACCGGATACTATTCGCCGGTCCATCGTGGCAGACATCGCAATCCCCTGA